Proteins from a single region of Neodiprion virginianus isolate iyNeoVirg1 chromosome 4, iyNeoVirg1.1, whole genome shotgun sequence:
- the LOC124301977 gene encoding uncharacterized protein LOC124301977 yields MCCISVTLLARLIGLLDLSASIFGIQFLAQEFFSDEQRSIEFNDMKIFMGLSWTKRSTNIEQKLDHTWIFASLLAYSTLYFFCSAGLISATLLRNKHHAVPWLTFEIISLANQGSGIVISTFQLRCDCDIEICHSENALIAGFYFIVSAYFWFVVFNARNSWTAAESSDAVFLDSGIKTSIVASHKVIINPPKTASPRGRIQSSNFFQSPKITEAPPKYYEI; encoded by the exons ATGTGTTGCATCAGCGTGACTTTATTGGCGAGATTGATTGGGCTGCTCGATTTG TCGGCCTCGATCTTTGGAATCCAGTTTTTGGCTCAAGAATTTTTCAGTGACGAGCAACGATCGATCGAGTTTAATgacatgaaaattttcatggGACTCAGTTGGACCAAGCGCTCGACAAATATTGAACAAAAACTGGACC ATACTTGGATTTTCGCTTCCCTTCTGGCTTATTCCACGCTTTACTTTTTCTGCAGTGCTGGCCTGATATCAGCCACTCTTTTG AGAAATAAGCATCACGCCGTGCCTTGGTTAACTTTTGAAATCATCAGCTTGGCTAATCAGGGAAGCGGTATAGTCATATCTACTTTTCAACTACGATGTGACTGCGACATTGAAATTTGTCATTCTGAAAACGCGTTAATAGCAGGTTTCTACTTTA TTGTGAGCGCGTATTTTTGGTTCGTCGTATTTAACGCTCGAAATTCATGGACAGCTGCTGAATCATCGGATGCGGTCTTTTTAGACTCAGGAATCAAAACTTCTATCGTCGCATCCCACAAAGTGATTATAAATCCACCAAAGACTGCATCGCCTCGGGGACGAATTCAatcgtcgaatttttttcaatctccgAAGATAACCGAAGCACCGCcaaaatattatgaaatttga